From the Sanguibacter sp. HDW7 genome, the window CTATCAGGCGTCGGTCGCACGCCACCGCTCGGTGCGCGTGCGCGGGCTCGACGGTTCCGGTGCGGTCGTCGAGGAGGTCGTGCACGGCTGGCCCGCGCGCATCGTCCAGCACGAGACCGACCACCTGCACGGCACGCTCTACGTCGATCGTGCCGAGACGCGCTCGCTGTGCGCGAACGCGACGTACGCAGCGCTGTGGTCCGACGAGGCCGTGCCGCGGCGTGCGTCGCACGAGCTCGGCTTCCCGCTCGAGGTCGCCTCCGCCCCGGGGCGGTGAGCGGTTCCGCCCGTGGGATGATGTGAGCCGCGGCACGGGCGCCGAGGATGGACGTGGCACCTGGCCCGCGAGGGACTTTCCCCGTGCCGCCCGCCCACCGACGCACCTAGCGTGGAGGGACACCATCCCTCCGGACGACAGGACGCCATGATCGAGCTCGTCTCGCAGATCGCCCGCGACGTCGAGGCGTGGATCCTCGCGCTCACGTCGTCGTGGTGGGTCTTCGTCGCGCTCTTCGCGCTCTGCACGATCGACGGCTTCTTCCCGCCCGTGCCGAGCGAGTCGATCGTCATCACGCTCGCCGTCACGGCGCACACCACCGGTGCTCCGAACATCTGGCTCGTCCTCGTCGTCGCGATGGCCGGCGCGTGGTGCGGCGACCAGATCGCGTTCTCCCTCGGCCGATGGATCGGGACCGATCGCATCCCGTGGCTGCGGTCCGACCGTGGTCGGAGAACGATCGAGCGGGCCGAACGGGCGATCGCGCACCGCGGCGCGTCGTTCATCCTCGGCGCGCGATACGTGCCGATCGGCAGGGTCGCGGTCAACATGACCGCGGGCGCCGTCGGGTACAAGCGGGAGCGCTTCGTCGCGGTGACGGCGGTGGCCGCCGTCATGTGGGCGGTCTACTCGGTGCTCATCGGCCTCGCGGCCGCGACGTGGCTCGGCCACTCGACGCTGCTCGCGATGGCGGTCGGCGTCGTCGGCGGTGTCGTCACGGGCGTCGCGATCGACCGGATCATGGCGTGGGTCGCGCGGCGCCGGGCTGCGCGGGCCGAGGAGCCCGCCACCGTCACAGCTTCCGAAGCCGCACCCGTTGGATCGAGTGGTGCGCACCCTTCGTGAGGACGAGCGTCGCGCGTGAGCGCGTCGGCAGGATGTTCTCGACGAGGTTGGGGGCGTTGATCGTGTCCCAGATCGACTCGGCCTTCGAGATCGCCTCGTCGTCCGTGAGGTCCGCGTAGCGGCGGAAGTACGACTCGGGGCGGGCGAACGCGGTCGCGCGCAGCGACAGGAAGCGGTCGACATACCACTGCTTGACGTCCGCGGTGCGGGCGTCGACGTAGATCGAGAAGTCGAAGAAGTCGCTCACGGCGAGGCTCGACGCGGAGTCGACGGCCGAGCGCGCAGGCTGCAGGACGTTGAGACCCTCGACGATGAGGACGTCAGGACGCCGCACGACGACGTGCTCGTCCGGGACGATGTCGTACGTGAGGTGGGAGTACACCGGCGCGCGCACCTCGGCGTGGCCGGCCTTGACCTTCGTGAGGAAGCGCACGAGCGCGCGCCGGTCGAAGGACTCGGGGAAGCCCTTGCGCTCCATGAGGCCTCGCCGTTCGAGCTCTGCGTTCGGCAGGAGGAACCCGTCGGTCGTCACGAGCTGGACGTTGGGGGTCTCGGGCCAGCGGGCGAGCAGGTGGCGCAGGACGCGAGACGTCGTCGACTTGCCGACCGCGACCGACCCGGCGACGCCGATGACGTACGGCGTGACCGGAGCGTCCTCGTGGAGGAAGGTCGACGTCGCGGAGTGCAGGCCGCGCGTCGCGGTGACGTAGAGGTTGAGCAGGCGGGACAGGGGGTGGTAGATCGCCTCGACCTCGGGCAGCTCGATCGGGTCACCGAGGCCGCGCAGGCCGTCGAGGTCGGTCGCGGTGAGCGGCAGCGGCGTCGAGGCAGCGAGCCTGCTCCAGGCGGTGCGGTCCATCTCCACGTACGGGGAGCGGGGGACCGGAGGCGTCGGGGTCACCGTGCGATTGTCCACCCCACGAGGCCGGGGGCGAAACGCGCGGGCATCGTGGGAGCGCTGCCCCTAAGATCGCACCCATGTGTGGAATCGTCGGACACGTCTCGTCCCAGCAGCCCTCGGGCCGCACCCTCGAGGTTCTCCTCGAGGGTCTCGGCCGCCTCGAGTACCGCGGATACGACTCCGCGGGCGTCGCGCTCGCGGTCCCGGACACACCGAGGGTCGCCTCCGCGAAGCGAGCAGGCAAGCTGGCGAACCTGCGCGCGGCCCTCGAGCTCCACCCGCTCCCCGCCGCGACCGCAGGCATCGGGCACACCCGCTGGGCGACGCACGGAGCGCCGACCGACGTCAACGCGCACCCGCACATCGCCGACGGCGGCCGCCTCGCGCTCATCCACAACGGCATCGTCGAGAACTTCGTGCCGCTCAAGGCTGAGCTCCTCGCCGCCGGCGTCGAGTTCGCCTCGGAGACGGACACCGAGGTCGCCGCGCACCTCCTCGCCCGCGAGTATGCGGCGACGGGCGACCTCACGGCCGCGCTGAGCGCCGTCGCCCGCCGCCTCGAGGGCACGTTCACGCTCCTCGCGGTCCACGCCGACCACCCCGACGTCGTCGTCGGCGCCCGGCACGACTCCCCGCTCGTCGTCGGGCTCGGCGAGGGAGAGAACTTCCTCGGCTCCGACGTCGCCGCGTTCATCGCGTTCACGCGCGAGGCGCTCGAGCTCGGCCAGGACCAGGTCGTGACGATCACGCCCGACGCCGTCACCGTGACCGACTTCGACGGCAACCCCGCCGAGGCCCGCCGCTACACGGTCGACTGGGACGCGTCCGCCGCCGAGAAGGGCGGCTTCGGCTCGTTCATGGACAAGGAGATCCACGACCAGCCCAAGGCCGTCGCGGACACCCTCCTCGGCCGGCTCGACGAGCGCGGTCGCCTGCAGCTCGACGACCTGCGCATCGACGAGGCGCTCCTGCGCTCGGTCGACAAGATCATCGTCATCGCGTGCGGTACCGCGGCCTACGCCGGGCACGTCGCGAAGTACGCGATCGAGCACTGGTGCCGCATCCCCGTCGAGGTCGAGCTCGCGCACGAGTTCCGCTACCGCGACCCGATCGTCACGCCGCGCACGCTCGTCGTCGCCGTCTCGCAGTCGGGCGAGACGATGGACACGCTCATGGCCGTGCGTCACGCACGCGAGCAGGGTGCCAAGGTCGTCGCGATCGTCAACACGCACGGCTCGACGATCCCCCGCGAGTCCGACGCCGTCCTCTACACGCACGCCGGTCCCGAGATCGCGGTCGCGTCGACGAAGGCGTTCCTCTCGCAGATCACCGCCGCCTACGTGCTCGGCCTCTACCTCGCCCAGCTGCGCGGCAACAAGTTCCCCGACGAGATCCGCCAGACGCTCGCCGAGCTGCGCGAGATGCCGTCGAAGATCCAGATCATCCTCGACCGCGCGGAGTCGGTGCGCGACGTCGCGCGCTCGATGTCCGAGGAGAAGAGCGTGCTCTTCCTCGGTCGCCACGTCGGCTTCCCCGTCGCGATGGAGGGAGCGCTCAAGCTCAAGGAGCTCGCGTACATCCACGCCGAGGGCTTCGCGGCAGGTGAGCTCAAGCACGGCCCGATCGCGCTCATCGACGAGGGGCAGCCCGTCATCGTCGTCGTCCCCTCCCCGAAGGGACGGGACTCGCTGCACTCGAAGGTCGTCTCGAACATCCAGGAGGTGCGGGCGCGCGGTGCGCGCACGCTCGTCGTCGCGGAGGACGGCGACGAGGACGTCGTGCCGTTCGCCGACGAGATCTTCCGTATCCCGGCCTCGCCGTCGCTCCTGTCGCCCCTGCTCGCCGTCGTGCCGCTGCAGATCTTCGCGTGCGAGCTCGCGACGGCGAAGGGCCTCGACGTCGACCAGCCCCGCAACCTCGCGAAGTCCGTCACGGTCGAGTGACCGTCTGACGCGCGACGGCCGCGGTCCCGACAGGGACCGCGGCCGTCGTGCGCGGGGCGTGCGTGTCAGCGCAGCTCGGGCGCGACGAGCTGCTCGAAGAGGTCGAGCGAGCGCGTCTCGTACGAGACGAGCGGCACGTAGAAGATCGCGTACCCCATGCCGAGCGCGCCCATGCCGCGCAGGTTCTCGACGACCTGCTCGGGCGTGCCGACCCCCGGCGCGCCGAGGAGGCTGGCGACCTCGCGCTCGGCGGCCTCGGCCGACACGGTGCGTCGCAGGTGCTCGCCGTAGCGCTCGACCGTCTCGGTGACCTCCGCCTCGGTCTCGCCGAGGACGAGGTTGAAGTTGGCCGACCGCGTGATCTCCCCGTAGTCGCGGCCGAGGTCGCGGCAGTGGGCCTCGAGCACCGTGCTCTTGTGCGCGAAGACCTCGGGGTCGCCTGCGAAGTTCGTGTAGTCGGCGTAGCGTGCCGCGGTGCGCAGCGTGCGCTTCTCGCCGCCGCCCGCGATCCACGTGGGCAGGCGGCCCGCGAGGGGCTGCGGGTAGCACATCGCGCCGTCGACCGTGTAGTGCTCGCCCGCGAACGTCGCCGAGCCCGTCTCCCACATCTGCTTCATGATCTCGACGCCCTCGTCGAGCATCGTGAGGCGCTCCCCGGCACGCGGGAAGCCGTAGCCGTACGCGCGCCACTCGTGCTCGTACCAGCCGGCACCGATCCCCATGTCGACGCGCCCGCCCGAGATGACGTCGGCCGTCGCCGCGACCTTCGCGAGGTAGGCGGGGTTGCGGTAGCCCATGCACGTGCACATCTGGCCGAGGCGCACGCGCGACGTCGAGGCGGCGAACGCGGACATGAGCGTCCATGCCTCGTGCGTCGCCTCCGCGACGGGCTCCGGAACGGTGTGCACGTGGTCGTACACCCAGATCGAGGCGAACGTGTCGCCCTCGTCGGCGCGGCGGGCGAGGCCCGACATGACCTGCCAGTGATCGGCCGGCGCGATGCCCGTGAGGTCCTGGCGCCAGCCCTGGGGGATGAAGAGTCCGAGTTCCATACGCACACCGTAACCGGGCTGCGGGGCTGGTCCTCCCGCGCGCACCGCGCCGCTGTGGGTGAGGATGGACGCATGATCGAGGCAGTGACGAGCGACAGGATCCGTGCGGCCGAGGGGCCGCTGCTCGCTGCGGGGGTGCCTCTCATGGAACGGGCGGCGCACCTCGTGTCGCTGCGGGTCGCGGACGTCCTGCGGACGCGCGCCGGGGCGGTCGCGGGGGCGCGCGTCCTCGTGCTCGTCGGCCCGGGCAACAACGGCGGCGACGGCCTGCACGCGGCCGCGCTCCTCGCGCGGCGCGGTGCGCGCGTCACGGCGGCTCTCCTCGCCGAGCGGGCGCACGCCGCAGGGCTCGCGGCCGCGCGCGACGCGGGCGTGCGGCTCGTCGCGAGCCCCGGCAAGGACCGCCGCGCCGCGGACCCGGACGTGCCGCGGGCCGCGCAGGTCGCCGTCGCGCGCGAGGCGCTCGCCGCCCACGTCGTTGTCGACGCGCTGTGCGGCATCGGTGCGAGCGGCGCCCTGCGCGGCTCGGCGGCGCGCGTCGTCCGCGAGATCAACCGGGGGCGTGACGTGGCGGCGTCGCCGTACGTCGTCGCCGTCGACGTGCCGAGCGGGATCGGCGTCGACGACGGCGTCGTCCCCGGGCCCGTCCTCGCGGCCGACCTCGTCCTCGCGTGCGGCGGCCCCGTCGCGGGACTCCTCCTGCCGCCGGCCTCCCGGCTCGCCCCCGTCGTCGAGGTCCTCGACCTCGGCGTCGACGTGCCCGAGCCGGGGGAGCAGGTCGTCCGGCGCGTCGAGGACGCGGACGTGCGCGAGCTGTGGCCCGTGCCGCACGCGACCGACGACAAGTACGCGCGCGGCGTCGTCGCGGTCGTCGCAGGGTCGCGCCCCTTCCCGGGGGCGGGTGTGCTGTGCGCCGGCGCCGCCGTCGCGTCGGGCGCGGGCATGGTGCGCTACGTCGGTCCACGACGTGCCGAGGACCTCGTCCTCGCGGCGCACCCTGAGGTCGTTCCGGGCGACGGCCGCGCGCAGGCGTGGGTCGTCGGCCCGGGGCTCGAGCCCGACGACGAGGACACCGAGCGGCTCGTGCGCGCAGCCCTCGGCCGCGCCGGCGCAGGCTCGGAGGGGCACTTCGCCGCGACGGGCGTGTGGGGCTCGGGCGCGGGCGCCGTGGACGGCGGCGTCGTGCCCGTCGTCGTCGACGCGGGGGCGCTCGCCCTCCTGCCGACGCGCTGCGCGCCGTGGGTCGTCCTCACGCCCCACGCGGGCGAGCTCGCCCGCCTCCTCACGTCCCGCGGCCGCAGCGTCTCGCGCTCCGCGGTCGAGGCCGCACCCGCCGAGCACGCCGCGGAGGCCGCGCGGCTCACGGGCGCGACCGTGCTGCTCAAGGGGGCGACGACGGTCGTCGTCGGTCGCGGCGGCGTGCTCGCGCAGGCCGAGGCCCCCGCCTGGCTCGCGACCGCAGGGGCGGGCGACGTCCTCGCGGGGCTCCTCGGCACGCTCCTCGCTGCGCGCGCCGCCGACGCGGTGCGGGACCCCGCGCTCGTCGCCCGGCTCGCGGCGCTCGCCGCGCTCGTCCACGGACGCGCGGCCCACGACGCCAACCCGGGCGGTCCCGTGAGCGCGTCGGCCGTGGTCGCGCAGCTCCCGCGGACGATCGCCCGGCTCCTCGCGGCCCGCGCGTAGTGGGAGAATGACAGGGTGAACGAGCCCTGGTACCCCGCGCGGGCCGTCGTCGACCTCGACGCGGTCCGCAGCAACGTCCGAGTGCTCCGCGACGCCGCCCCGGGCGCTGCCGTCATGGCTGTCGTCAAGGCCGACGCCTATGGGCACGGCCTCCTTCCCGTCGCGCACGCCGCGCTCGCGGCCGGTGCGACGTGGCTCGGCGTCGCCCAGCCCTCCGAGGCCCTCGCGCTGCGCGCTGCCGGGATCACGGCGCGCACCTTCACGTGGCTCTACGCCCCCGGTGCCCCGCTCGCCGAGCTCGTCGCGGCCGACGTCGACGTCTCCGTCCACGCGCCGTGGGCCGTCGAGGAGGTCGCTGCCGCGGCCCGTGCCACGGGCCGCCGAGCGCGCGTGCACCTCAAGGTGGACACGGGTCTGGGCCGCTCGGGCATCCTGCCCGAGCACCTGCCCGAGGTCCTCGCGCGGCTCGTCGCGCTCCAGGCCGACGGGCTCCTCGAGCTCGTCGGTGTGTGGTCCCACCTCGCGTTCGCCGACGAGCCCGAGCACCCGACCGTGCGTGGGCAGGCCGACGTCTTCGACCGCGCCGTCGACCTCGCCGAGCGTGCGGGCGCGCACCTCGAGGTGCGCCACCTCGCGAACTCCGCCGCGACCCTCACGACGCCGCGCGTCCACCACGAGCTCGTGCGCCCGGGGCTCGCCGTCTACGGGCTCTCGCCCGTGCCGCAGCTCGGCGGTCCCGAGGCCTACGGTCTGCGGCCCGCGATGACGCTCGAGGCCCGTCTCGCGACCGTCAAGGCGGTCCCGGCCGGGCAGGGTGTGTCCTACGGCCACGCCTACCGGACGACGCAGCCGACCCTGCTCGGCGACGTGCCGCTCGGCTACGCCGACGGCATCCCGCGCCACGCGTCGGGCACGCAGGACGTCCCCGGCGCACCGCTCCGCGTCGGGGCGGGCCCCGCCGCGCGCACGCTGCACGTCACGGGCCGCGTCTGCATGGACCAGCTCATGGTCGACCTCGGGCCGGACGCCACCGAGCGTGCGGGCGACACCGTGACGCTCTTCGGCGATGGCGCCACGGGCGTCCCGACGGCCCAGGACTGGGCCGACGCGTGCGGCACCATCAGCTACGAGATCACCACCCGCCTGGGCGCGCGCGTGCCGCGCGTCCACCTCCACGCCGAGGAGACCCCCGCGTGACCGCTCCGACCACGACGACCTTCGACCTGCCCGACGCCGCCGCGACGCGGGCCTGGGGCACCGCGCTCGCGGGCCTCCTGCGCGCGGGCGACCTCGTCGTCCTCACGGGCGACCTCGGCGCTGGCAAGACGACCCTCACCCAGGGCATCGGTGCAGGCCTCGACGTCCGCGGGCAGGTCGCGTCCCCGACGTTCGTCATCGCGCGCGTCCACCCGCCGCTGCACGACGGGCCCGCGCTCGTCCACGTCGACGCGTACCGGCTCGGGTCGCTCGACGACGTCGACGCGCTCGACCTCGACACGTCCCTCGAGGACTCCGTGACGATCGTCGAGTGGGGCGAAGGACTCGTCGAGGGACTCGCCGACGACCGTCTCGAGGTGACGCTCGCGCGGCCGCGCGGCGACTTCGACGAGGACGAGGACGCGTCCGCGGGTGTGCGCCACGTGAGCGTCCGGGCGGTCGGGGACCGGTGGTCGGACGTCGTCGTCCCACGACCCCACGTAGGCTGAGCACCATGCCCTCGCAGCTCGTCCTCAGCATCGACACGTCGGTCGCCGTCGCGGTCGCGCTCACGCGCGCCGACGGGACGGTCCTCGCCGAGCGTGCCTCCGACGCCGCGCGCCTCCAGGCGGAGCGGCTCGCGCCGCTGCTCGCCGAGGTCCTCGCCGAGTCCGGGGCCTCGCCCCGGGACGTCGCCGAGGTCGTCGTCGGCACGGGGCCCGCTCCCTTCACGGGCCTGCGCGTCGGGCTCGTCTCCGCACAGACGTTCGCGCTCGCGATCGACGCCCCCGTGCACGGCGTGTGCTCGCTCGACGCGCTCGCGGTCCAGGCCGCCGCGGTGCTCGGGCTCGAGCCCGGCACGTCGGTCCTCGTGACGACGGACGCCAAGCGGCGCGAGGTCTACTGGGGTCGCTACACGGTCGGTGTCGACGCCGCGGCGCTCGTGCGCACGGCCGGCCCGGGCGTCGCGACGCCCGCCATGCTCGTCGAGGACGGCACGACCGCGGGCGCGGTCGTCGTCGGCCCCGGGGTCGCCCTCTACGGCGACGTGCTTGCGGCCGGTGCGGCCGCGCTCCACGCGGACGCCGTCTCCCAGCCCGAGCCTGCCGTCCTCGTGCGTCTCGCGGCGGCTGCTGCTGCGCGGGGCGACGACCTCGACCCTGCGCCCCTCTACCTGCGCCGTCCCGACGCCCAGGTGCCGGGCGCGAGCAAGCGGGCGACCGGATGAGCGACGTGACGCCCCCGGACGATCTCGAGATGACGATCGACCTCAACGCGCAGCGTGAGGTCGTCGAGGCCGCGTACGCGGAGCACGACGCCGCGGTGTCGGCTGCGCGCGTGCGACCCGAGATCGCCGCGGACAGCCCCATCGCCGAGGGTTACCACCTGCGGCCCCTCGCGTGGGCCGACATCACGCGCGTCGCGGCGCTCGAGGTCGAGCTCTTCGGCCCGAGCGCCTGGACGATGGGCATGCTCACCGAGGAGCTGCGCGGCCGCGGCCGCTGGTACGTCGCGGCCCAGCCCGACGGCCAGGGCGTGCCCGCGCCGCTCGTCGGCTACGCGGGGCTGTGGTTCGACGGCGACAGCTGCCACCTCATGACGATCGGCGTCGACCCGCGCGTCGCGGGCCACGGCCTCGGCGGAGCGATGCTCGACGCGCTCATCGAGCGCGCACGCGAGATCGACGCGATCTCCCTGCTCCTCGAGGTCGCCGTCGACAACGAGCGGGCGATCGCGATGTACTCCTCGCGAGGCTTCACGACGATCGGGCTGCGCAAGCGGTACTACCAGCCCGAGGACGTCGACGCCTACACGATGCAGCTTCCGCTCCGCGACGGGGCGGCCGGTTCCTGACGGAGGTCCACATGTCCGTGCGTGACGAGGTTTTTGTCGGCCCTGCGGCCCTGCGCGGCCTCATCGACTCTGCGCGGCCGGTCGTGCTGCTCGACGTACGGTGGGCGCTCGGGCGGGCTGACGGGCACGAGCGGTACGTCGCGGGCCACGTTCCGGGGGCGGTGTACGTCGACCTCGACACCGAGCTCGCCGCGGCGCCGTCGGCAGCCGAGGGACGCCACCCGCTGCCCGCGCTCGAGGACCTCGAGGCGTCGGCCCGGCGGTGGGGGATCTCCGCGGGCTCGACCGTCGTCGTGTACGACGACGCGGGCGGCACGAGCGCCGCGCGCGCCTGGTGGCTGCTGCGCTGGGCCGGTGTCGCGGACGTGCGGATCCTCGACGGTGGCCTGCCGGCGTGGACCGCGACGGGCGGCGGGCTCGAGACGGGCGACCGCCGCGCCGAACGCGGCACGATCGTCCTGCGAGGCGGGCAGATGTCCGTGACGGACGCCGAGGGCACGGGGGCCCTCGCGGTGGACCGCGGCGCGGGTGTCGTGCTCGACGCGCGCGCGGGCGAGCGCTTCCGTGGCGAGGTCGAGCCCGTCGACCCGCGGGCGGGCCACGTGCCGGGCGCGGTGAGCGCGCCGACCGCGGAGAACCTCGGGGCCGACGGCCGCTTCCTCGGCGAGGCGGCGCTGCGGGCGCGCTTCGAGGGCCTCGGCGTCGACGTCGCCGCGTGGCAGCCGGGCGACCCGCGCCCCAACCTGCCCGTCGTCGTCTACTGCGGCTCGGGCGTCACGGCTGCGCACCAGGTGGCGGCGCTCGCGAGCGTCGGGGTGTCCGCGACCCTCTTCCCGGGATCCTGGTCGCAGTGGTCGAGCGACCCGGCGCGCGAGGTCGCGACGGGCGACTGACGCTCCACCACGGATTCTCACGAACGACGACGGCCCGGCACCCCGCGTGGGGTGCCGGGCCGTCGAGCGTGCGGCGGGTCGTGCGCAGGCGTCAGAGGACGCGCGAGACCTCGTGTGCCTCGAGGCGCGCGGCGCGCGGGCGCGTCGCACCCTCGGCGTCCGCGACGGCGTGGCCGACGTTGACGAGGAACAGCGACTTCCACGCCGTGCCCGCGAGGAGGTCGGCGTCGAGAGCCGCGCTGTCGGCGATGCCCATGGGGCCGACCTGGAGGCCCGCGGCGCGCAGGGCGGTGATGAAGTAGCCGGCCTGGAGGGCGGCGTTCATGCGGCCCATGGACTCGCTGAGCTCAGGCTGGGACGCGAAGTGCGCGCCGACGCCCGGGGCGTGAGGGGTGAGCCTGTCCATGTGCACGTGGAAGTCCACGTCCGCTGCGAGGAC encodes:
- a CDS encoding DedA family protein — encoded protein: MIELVSQIARDVEAWILALTSSWWVFVALFALCTIDGFFPPVPSESIVITLAVTAHTTGAPNIWLVLVVAMAGAWCGDQIAFSLGRWIGTDRIPWLRSDRGRRTIERAERAIAHRGASFILGARYVPIGRVAVNMTAGAVGYKRERFVAVTAVAAVMWAVYSVLIGLAAATWLGHSTLLAMAVGVVGGVVTGVAIDRIMAWVARRRAARAEEPATVTASEAAPVGSSGAHPS
- the coaA gene encoding type I pantothenate kinase translates to MDRTAWSRLAASTPLPLTATDLDGLRGLGDPIELPEVEAIYHPLSRLLNLYVTATRGLHSATSTFLHEDAPVTPYVIGVAGSVAVGKSTTSRVLRHLLARWPETPNVQLVTTDGFLLPNAELERRGLMERKGFPESFDRRALVRFLTKVKAGHAEVRAPVYSHLTYDIVPDEHVVVRRPDVLIVEGLNVLQPARSAVDSASSLAVSDFFDFSIYVDARTADVKQWYVDRFLSLRATAFARPESYFRRYADLTDDEAISKAESIWDTINAPNLVENILPTRSRATLVLTKGAHHSIQRVRLRKL
- the glmS gene encoding glutamine--fructose-6-phosphate transaminase (isomerizing), with product MCGIVGHVSSQQPSGRTLEVLLEGLGRLEYRGYDSAGVALAVPDTPRVASAKRAGKLANLRAALELHPLPAATAGIGHTRWATHGAPTDVNAHPHIADGGRLALIHNGIVENFVPLKAELLAAGVEFASETDTEVAAHLLAREYAATGDLTAALSAVARRLEGTFTLLAVHADHPDVVVGARHDSPLVVGLGEGENFLGSDVAAFIAFTREALELGQDQVVTITPDAVTVTDFDGNPAEARRYTVDWDASAAEKGGFGSFMDKEIHDQPKAVADTLLGRLDERGRLQLDDLRIDEALLRSVDKIIVIACGTAAYAGHVAKYAIEHWCRIPVEVELAHEFRYRDPIVTPRTLVVAVSQSGETMDTLMAVRHAREQGAKVVAIVNTHGSTIPRESDAVLYTHAGPEIAVASTKAFLSQITAAYVLGLYLAQLRGNKFPDEIRQTLAELREMPSKIQIILDRAESVRDVARSMSEEKSVLFLGRHVGFPVAMEGALKLKELAYIHAEGFAAGELKHGPIALIDEGQPVIVVVPSPKGRDSLHSKVVSNIQEVRARGARTLVVAEDGDEDVVPFADEIFRIPASPSLLSPLLAVVPLQIFACELATAKGLDVDQPRNLAKSVTVE
- a CDS encoding LLM class F420-dependent oxidoreductase: MELGLFIPQGWRQDLTGIAPADHWQVMSGLARRADEGDTFASIWVYDHVHTVPEPVAEATHEAWTLMSAFAASTSRVRLGQMCTCMGYRNPAYLAKVAATADVISGGRVDMGIGAGWYEHEWRAYGYGFPRAGERLTMLDEGVEIMKQMWETGSATFAGEHYTVDGAMCYPQPLAGRLPTWIAGGGEKRTLRTAARYADYTNFAGDPEVFAHKSTVLEAHCRDLGRDYGEITRSANFNLVLGETEAEVTETVERYGEHLRRTVSAEAAEREVASLLGAPGVGTPEQVVENLRGMGALGMGYAIFYVPLVSYETRSLDLFEQLVAPELR
- a CDS encoding NAD(P)H-hydrate dehydratase; translation: MIEAVTSDRIRAAEGPLLAAGVPLMERAAHLVSLRVADVLRTRAGAVAGARVLVLVGPGNNGGDGLHAAALLARRGARVTAALLAERAHAAGLAAARDAGVRLVASPGKDRRAADPDVPRAAQVAVAREALAAHVVVDALCGIGASGALRGSAARVVREINRGRDVAASPYVVAVDVPSGIGVDDGVVPGPVLAADLVLACGGPVAGLLLPPASRLAPVVEVLDLGVDVPEPGEQVVRRVEDADVRELWPVPHATDDKYARGVVAVVAGSRPFPGAGVLCAGAAVASGAGMVRYVGPRRAEDLVLAAHPEVVPGDGRAQAWVVGPGLEPDDEDTERLVRAALGRAGAGSEGHFAATGVWGSGAGAVDGGVVPVVVDAGALALLPTRCAPWVVLTPHAGELARLLTSRGRSVSRSAVEAAPAEHAAEAARLTGATVLLKGATTVVVGRGGVLAQAEAPAWLATAGAGDVLAGLLGTLLAARAADAVRDPALVARLAALAALVHGRAAHDANPGGPVSASAVVAQLPRTIARLLAARA
- the alr gene encoding alanine racemase; translation: MNEPWYPARAVVDLDAVRSNVRVLRDAAPGAAVMAVVKADAYGHGLLPVAHAALAAGATWLGVAQPSEALALRAAGITARTFTWLYAPGAPLAELVAADVDVSVHAPWAVEEVAAAARATGRRARVHLKVDTGLGRSGILPEHLPEVLARLVALQADGLLELVGVWSHLAFADEPEHPTVRGQADVFDRAVDLAERAGAHLEVRHLANSAATLTTPRVHHELVRPGLAVYGLSPVPQLGGPEAYGLRPAMTLEARLATVKAVPAGQGVSYGHAYRTTQPTLLGDVPLGYADGIPRHASGTQDVPGAPLRVGAGPAARTLHVTGRVCMDQLMVDLGPDATERAGDTVTLFGDGATGVPTAQDWADACGTISYEITTRLGARVPRVHLHAEETPA
- the tsaE gene encoding tRNA (adenosine(37)-N6)-threonylcarbamoyltransferase complex ATPase subunit type 1 TsaE; its protein translation is MTAPTTTTFDLPDAAATRAWGTALAGLLRAGDLVVLTGDLGAGKTTLTQGIGAGLDVRGQVASPTFVIARVHPPLHDGPALVHVDAYRLGSLDDVDALDLDTSLEDSVTIVEWGEGLVEGLADDRLEVTLARPRGDFDEDEDASAGVRHVSVRAVGDRWSDVVVPRPHVG
- the tsaB gene encoding tRNA (adenosine(37)-N6)-threonylcarbamoyltransferase complex dimerization subunit type 1 TsaB, whose protein sequence is MPSQLVLSIDTSVAVAVALTRADGTVLAERASDAARLQAERLAPLLAEVLAESGASPRDVAEVVVGTGPAPFTGLRVGLVSAQTFALAIDAPVHGVCSLDALAVQAAAVLGLEPGTSVLVTTDAKRREVYWGRYTVGVDAAALVRTAGPGVATPAMLVEDGTTAGAVVVGPGVALYGDVLAAGAAALHADAVSQPEPAVLVRLAAAAAARGDDLDPAPLYLRRPDAQVPGASKRATG
- the rimI gene encoding ribosomal protein S18-alanine N-acetyltransferase encodes the protein MTIDLNAQREVVEAAYAEHDAAVSAARVRPEIAADSPIAEGYHLRPLAWADITRVAALEVELFGPSAWTMGMLTEELRGRGRWYVAAQPDGQGVPAPLVGYAGLWFDGDSCHLMTIGVDPRVAGHGLGGAMLDALIERAREIDAISLLLEVAVDNERAIAMYSSRGFTTIGLRKRYYQPEDVDAYTMQLPLRDGAAGS
- a CDS encoding sulfurtransferase, with amino-acid sequence MSVRDEVFVGPAALRGLIDSARPVVLLDVRWALGRADGHERYVAGHVPGAVYVDLDTELAAAPSAAEGRHPLPALEDLEASARRWGISAGSTVVVYDDAGGTSAARAWWLLRWAGVADVRILDGGLPAWTATGGGLETGDRRAERGTIVLRGGQMSVTDAEGTGALAVDRGAGVVLDARAGERFRGEVEPVDPRAGHVPGAVSAPTAENLGADGRFLGEAALRARFEGLGVDVAAWQPGDPRPNLPVVVYCGSGVTAAHQVAALASVGVSATLFPGSWSQWSSDPAREVATGD
- a CDS encoding malonic semialdehyde reductase, which codes for MTTMLDSDATTLSIDDATADLLFREARTVKRFTDEEVTDEHIAAAYDLMRWGPSAMNISPLRYLVVRGSEAKDRLNAYTMEGNHAGIQAAPVTLVLAADVDFHVHMDRLTPHAPGVGAHFASQPELSESMGRMNAALQAGYFITALRAAGLQVGPMGIADSAALDADLLAGTAWKSLFLVNVGHAVADAEGATRPRAARLEAHEVSRVL